The nucleotide sequence TTTCACCATTGAATCAATTAACGATCTAATGATGGAAATAAATTTTCTGTTTGCAAAAGCTAAAAATGATTTGCTAAAAAACTCGCTAGCACAAGGCATGCTAAGCGAAGAAAATTACAGTCAAACATGATCCATTGGTGTAACACTATTGACAACGGTTctttacaaacaaaaacaaatagcGTGTGCAATACTTTTCACGTAAGCACCATAGAATTAGCCCAAAAATTTATGTGAGGTTTGAGTTGAATATATACATGGAAAATGTGGCATAGACCGATACATCAACAACACATATGGTTGCATTGAATTACTGTATTTTCTCGAATTATTATTGATGCCAACATAGTGATTAATGATTAagatggaagaaaatataataagttAGGAgaatacatttaaaaaatatacataccCGGTGATATTGCAGCACTAATTTGCTTGGAGGCAGCATATATGTAGCTTACAAGAGGCATTTTCTTGATGAACAATTCACCTAAGGTAAGGACAGAAGCTCCTAACCATGATGACATAAAAATTCCAACTAGGAAGATGAAAGTGATGGATGTAACAAATCCGAGACCTGCCCAATTAATCAAATTTTGTaacatatgatatgatatttcttatttttttgcaagagatatatatttgtattcaaccttaaaatatatatatatatatatatatatatatatatatatatatatatatatatatatatatatatatatttgtattcaAGTTTATCAAATGAATCTATGCCGCTTGATTTTGCAAGGGATATATGGTGCTCAGCGACCACATGCTTTTTATTATGCTTTGCTTCAAATGAAAAGAAACAACATATATAGTGAAAAATTCTTTTGAGAATTAAATATTTTCAGACGATTATATCAATCAATTAGAAAAATGCATTGGCATTGGCCATGAATTATATGCTCCACcccaaaaaatatgcaatttttaaaatCCAAATGGTGATAGTTTATTATCCTAATTAAAGCTATACTGTTCcaatatgaattttataaaactTAACCTATACATTAGAGTCTATTAAATCAATGTCCTCTTAAAGCTATAACCAAGCACATGACGAAATACTTTAACAATTAACCTGTCTCCCGAGGTATCACTTGGTTGAAAGTTTCTCTCTTCAACCTCGAGAAACTCGGTTTGAAACCCGACAGCCAGATACTTTAACAGTTAAGCTTAATTAAACAATGTAAAGAAAATGGCTCgtattcataaatcaaaatgcaagaaatataGACATGAACTTACCAAAAACATTGATCCCAAGATGATTATACACAGGGGAGAAAAAACCATCAACAAACCGAACAAATCCCCATGTGATATAGAATGTTATTGCAATGGGAAGAAGGATCACACTGCATATTACGTCACATTGTTAATATTTCCACCAAAGAATGGTAACAATCAGAACAATCTTCATGAGTGTTGCTATAAAAAACTTCATAGAAAATCACCTAGAACCTCTACCAAAATTTTCATGTACTCTCAACCATTTGGACCATAAAAGTTTAGTGGTTCAATTTGTCTTCTATTACCACCATGTCACTATGTGAACCTCTCTAACCATGTATATCTCAATAGAATGCATtcattggcaaaaaaaaaaacgtaaaagatAAATTCAATCATGAATTAATATATAGTATCAAATCATatcttaaaaaaacaagaaaacttaTGAGTGATCATCCAAATAAACAAAGATGTATACGTACCATCCTGTCATAAACTTCTTTGAGGCCCAGCTTCGAATCACTTTAGAAAATGCCTGAAATAATTAAGTGAACAAAGAAATTTCATTTTGTCAagtataataaataacaaagtggaattaaagaagaaaaagaaatgccACGATTAAATCAATTATGACATTTTAcattttcatcaaattaaagaagaaaagtcGGTGTAACACTAACAAATGTTACATGTAATTTGATCTCTTATCGTATATATGAACGTTACCTCCTGGCCGGAGTGATGTTGGGTGGAGAGAACCATTCCACCCGGTGACGAagaagttgatgatgatttaGAGCCTCCATTTTCAGGAATTTTTGACACTGGAATGAGAAGCTCCAGATCTCGTGAAGCAGACATCCTCTTTCTTATTCTCCCTACTATTGTTACTTCTCTCTTTCAGGGTCTAGGAACGAGGGATATTCGGAAACATGCAACAGAAtgttaattaacatttttttttaacaaaaataatgttaattaacataaaatttGACCAATTATCAAGCTTAACAACATCCTCTTGTGTTGTTTGTGCATGTGcacttttgtttttacttaGTAATTGTGACatgtcatgttttaatttggaGAAGTGGTCATAAATAAACGAGAGTGATTCTATTTTACCCTTTGTGAGCCATTTGGCATCCTATTACTTACGCAATCACTTTTGTTAGAATATTAGCTCATGAATATCACCATTCCTTTTGACACAATTGAAATAATTTGTAttgctaaaaaaatgaaataatttgtgTATAAGCATCCCTTTGTGTCTAATTTTgactatatttttataagaagtGGGAAGCAAATTCCATTATGTGCTTATGGTCTTTTTTTATTGAgcaatatttttcatattattacCATTAGTCCATGCATATACACTACGgtttaaaaatatgataagtttttgtaccaaaaaaaatgtgataagTTTTGAATTGATCAAGATCTGTGGAAGAACACTTGTGTACCAAATTGAAAAGATAACATAACTAAAATTTTCGTTGAAATATTGGATTAGCTTTGCGAGCTTGAAGAATGCTTTTCCAATGttttatcaattatgttttaTCAATTATCAGAGGATTTGGAAGTCTTTATTGCTGATATGGGACAGTGGAGGGATGGAGTTTAGGTGTGGAATTTCAAGGTGGGTGAATAAAACTTTATCTCCTTTAGGTAAGGGTGTCGTTCATTGCTTGTTTTGGTCAGAGGCGTccctgagggggtgcaaacagctcaaacgagttgggcctccctcaaggatgggcctcaagagtgggggttcctcatgattgattttggtgttaagCGGGGGTTCCTCGTGTATATggctagggttgggaataggccaaaccggcctacaggggcctatggcctggcctTTTTaagtctggcctggcctggtttgtttattaaaaaggctaggcttaggctttttaaaaagcttatttaagtaaataggtcaggcttaggctatcaaaaaagcctatgaagcctaataggtcggcctgtttatgcatgttagggTTCACAGTGGaccttttaaataggctttaaagttttatagtgaaataagtttttaaggctttatagtagtgatagacaagtcttacACTGAAATAGGCTCTGAGGCCTACTAAgtctatttaaaagtagataaaatgaaatgtttagtgactttaatagtaagtaggcctgtaaatatGCTTTTAGGTCAggccaggcttttaaataggccaggccaggcaaaaaaaaaggcttatgaaaggccataggtcaggctcaggcctgcaaattttttcgtaggccagaCTCAGACCTATCAAAGCCTCATGTATATggctagggttgggaataggccaagccggcctacaggggcctatggcctgaCCTTTTTAAGTCTGGTCTGGCCTGacttgtttattaaaaaggctaggcttaggctttttaaaaagcttattaatgtaaataggtcaggcttaggctatcaaaaaagcctatgaagcctaataggtcggcctgtttatgcatgttagacTTCATAGtgaactttttaaataggctttaaagctttatagtgaaataaGTTTTTAAGGCCTTACAGTAGTGATAGAGAAGTCTTACACTGAAATAGGCTTTGAGGCCTactaagcctatttaaaagtagataaaatggaatgtttagtgactttaatagtaagtaggcctgtaaataggctttcaggttaggccaggcttttaaataggccagacCAGGCCAAAAAAATAGGCTTATGAAAGGTCATAGGTCAGGCTCAGGCCTAcaaattttttcgtaggccagaCTCAGACCTATCAAAGCCTCATGTATATggctagggttgggaataggccaagccggcctacaggggcctatggcctgaCCTTTTTAAGTCTGGTCTAGCCTGacttgtttattaaaaaggctaggcttaggctttttaaaaagcttatttatgtaaataggtcaggcttaggctatcaaaaaagcctatgaagcctaataggtcggcctgtttatgcatgttagacTTCATAGtgaactttttaaataggcgttaaagctttatagtgaaataagtttttaaggccttatagtagtgatagagaagtcttacactgaaataggctttgaggcctactaagcctatttaaaagtagataaaatggaatgtttagtgactttaatagtaagtaggcctgtaaataggctttcaggtcaggccagacttttaaataggccagaccaggccaaaaaaataggcttatgaaaggccataggtcaggctcaggcctgcaaattttttcgtaggccagaCTCAGACCTATCAAAGCCTCATGTATATGGCTAGGGTTGGGAATAAGCCaagccggcctacaggggcctatggcctgaCCTTTTTAAGTCTGGTCTAGCCTGacttgtttattaaaaaggctaggcttaggctttttaaaaagcttatttatgtaaataggtcaggcttaggctatcaaaaaagcctatgaagcctaataggtcggcctgtttatgcatgttagacTTCATAGtgaactttttaaataggctttaaagctttatagtgaaataagtttttaaggccttatagtagtgatagagaagtcttacactgaaataggctttgaggcctactaagcctatttaaaagtagataaaatggaatgtttagtgactttaatagtaagtaggcctgtaaataggctttcaggtcaggccagacttttaaataggcctGGCCAGGCCAAAAAAATAGGCTTATGAAAGGctataggccaggctcaggcctgcaaattttttcgtaggccaggctcaggcctatcaaagcctggcctggcctagcctattcccaaccctataTACGGCAATCATTTTCACCTCTGGatgtaccgcatatatacgatactttgtatttatcttttaaaaaatataaatagaacattgctcttttaaaaaaatacgttttgattttatcactgacCTCTTTTCATTCTCAGAACCGAGCCTCCGAATTTTCAAGGACGGCCCTGGTTTTGGTAATAAGATAGCTCTAAAATTACTCGATCATATTTGTCAATTAGATCTTACTTACAGTCCCATAATCTTTGAATGGTTGATCAAAATATTGACTCTTACTTGAAGAGTATAGTACCCTTAAAgcttctatcattttatttttggagatTACTATTGGATAAAATTCATACAAGAACTGCCTTTGCTAGCAGAGGAGTTTTATAAATAGCTTTGGTAGTAGAGAAGTCTTGTATTTTCTATGATTCTGATGAGAACTCTTcacatttatttattgtgtGCACTAATCacatttcctttcaaaaaacaaaattaacaaaatttggtTAATATTAATGCTTGAATTGGCTTTTCTATtaataaacttgaaacaaacacacccttaattttaattttattttggggcTTCATTTTTGTCGTTAACGGTTATACCAAAATtcccttaattaaataaaaacagttATAGCAAAATTGCCTATCTCATTGCTTATGTATCATCATAACATTCCATTTTTAGTGATGTAGCAGAGTGTCTCATGCTTTAGCAATAATTTCTCAACAAGTTAAGTTTACCTATAAAAGATGACAAAATtctaagaaagaaaaacatcatATTATTTGAATAACTTGGATATCAAGATTTCAATAATGACTCAACAAACATACATCATAGAAAATGCACAGCTTGCTTCTAATAGAGACATTAAAAACGTTAACAGAAATAGAGGAGGAGGAAGACCCTCCTCTGCACAGACACCACTCTTTTATTTCCGAGCACTCTTCAaaccaaaacatttttttaacgataattaataaacaataattaaaagttaaaacaacaaaaataaaaatagcatcATCCTTTATCTACTTTCTTGTTTTTTAGGTTATGCATTCCCTCCAGTATAAATACAACTATTATAACCtacaaaataaacaaagcaTATATTGTAAAGTGAGCATTCAATTTAGTAAAATAATCAAAGTAGTTCAATCGTCtagaaatttaaaatcatatctTCCACACTCTCAATTGCCAAAATCTAAAGTGATAAACAAGACAAAAGTCATATAACTTTCAGAAAACACTtccacttttgtttttgaaactCAGATGTGGTGGTCAAGTCCTATGGTTTGTTTGGGCTTTGGCTAATCACCGGAGGTTGTTTCCTCTTGACTTTGTTACTGTGTTGTTCTCTTTGTGTTGTTGTTAGTGGtcttttggcacaccttgtgcgaaGAGATTGCTATCGCTTTtggtaatataatttcattttggcttgttcaaaaaaaaaaaatctaaagggATAAACAAGACAAAAGTTATTAGAAAATGGTGTACCAAGTCAGAACCAATTTGCCCCACTAATAATCAGTTATTACCTAATTAATAGAGAATACAAAAGACCCTAATATAGTATTGTCTAAAAGGAACTTGCCTACTATAAAATGAGCTATCCATGGATAAAGTAAAAATCTACCATTGATTATTGACAAGAAAAtcaattgatgttttttttttttggtcaagtagcctagtggccagagctcacacaatttaattgtggaaaagtggagtgtccggggttcgaacctcggcccctgcatataaaatgcaatatccctaccaactgagctaagctcacggggataatcaattgatgttgttattcaaacacattttataatttgttataattttgcACATACTATGTTTTATGGTTGAGATTATAGCTTTCTCACtatagaaaaattgaatttctcaaaGATCGGAAGATAGGATATAAAAAAATGTCGCGCAAAAACCGCATGAGAACTTACTTGGGTTATTTGATGTTAGTGTGGCTGTTTGTGAAAAATCACAAGTTAATGGATTTTGCCCAACAGTGTGATAGAAGAGATTCATGGCGTATGCAGCATGGTTAGCTAACGTGTTAGGTTCAAAACAAGCACCTCCTGGTTGGATTAAGCTACAATCAATCCCCTGCCCACAAGCATAATCCAAATTTGCTTGTAGTTGCACATCAGTTAATCCTGCTTTTGGCACACACCATGCTATGTTACTATTATACGGCGTTGTTGGACTTGGAACTTTTGGCGTTGAATTCATAGGAGATTTTGACACATCTTGATTAATCTTCAATAAAATTCAGAATTACAAAATGTTATACACTACTAGAACAACATTAAGATAAGATATGTGAgcatgattaatgattgcaaaaTGCTGGCTTCATGTCCGTTTAAGAATTCCGCTTTGTTTGGTGTATGATTGTGGCCTTTTGGTGTAGAACTTGGGCCTGTTGGTGCTGGAATCACTGGAGTTTTCGATACTTCCGGAGtcttcaatcaaattcaaaaatacATAGTTAAGAGCAAGTACTCTAGAACAGCATCAAGATGAGAGCTATGAAAATGATGATACTTGATGGTAGAACTTGAAGGTTCATGGTTTATGCCCATTAAACTATTTGAAGTCCGTAATCATTAATCAACGACAATATTTAATGAATGATGatgtaataatttaataaagagATAGAATTCATACCGGGGAGACCACGGGGCTGCTAGTAGGTGTAGGAGTAGTGCTTTGTTGCTTAGAGAGGCCAGCGTCATAGATCATCGATTGATCAGTGTTGTAAAGCCCAAAGGCTTTCTCAGAACCAGCTCCAGGCTTCAAGTCCTCATCATACAAGGCAAAGATGTATGTGTCCACTGATTTTCCTGGCATCAGGGGTGTCCCAACCTTAGATCGCAGGTGCTTAATCAGATTACCGTTGTAAGCCTTTGCATTCTCAATGCTCGGTCCAGCCTCGTCGTTATCTCCTTTGTAAGGCCACCCTGTCTCCGCAACCACAATCTCAACATCCTTAAAACCCATAGAATCTAGTGCAGATCTAACAGCATCCACCTGCACAATACACACAAAAAGATGCATTTTAGACATCAAGATTACCATGAGAGCTAATGTATAActtttttgctcaaaaataaGAGTTATATTATTTAACTCCATAGTACACGAAATATTCTCAAATATGATTATTTCACAGGATCATCCCTAGTGTGACAACTATGAGTTTAATGGTTATGTGCCGGTGCGGTGCCGACCATGTTTTTTTCATGTATATTCAATCGTATTCATATCTTCCATGATGTCAgtttgataaattatttaacTCCACAAATATATGTATTGTGAAGTATGATGGGATGCTAGTGTAAATTTCTTTTTGCACTGACGCCAGATAGCCTTTAAACCCAATAACTATACACTAGATAGTCTTTAAGCTCAATAACCATACAGTTTCTCAAATCATATAGCAGTATAATAGAATAGATTAAATAAAACCTGACATTTATACGTAAAATGTGCAGTTATATTTTCCTTAATTCTTATTCTTATGTCTTCAAAGTTGTTTATGAACCATAAAGCATGAACACCGCACACACCgacaaaattttaagaaaatgacataatgtAATGTAACGGACACTTGGACACAC is from Medicago truncatula cultivar Jemalong A17 chromosome 1, MtrunA17r5.0-ANR, whole genome shotgun sequence and encodes:
- the LOC25482126 gene encoding protein LIKE COV 3, with protein sequence MSASRDLELLIPVSKIPENGGSKSSSTSSSPGGMVLSTQHHSGQEAFSKVIRSWASKKFMTGCVILLPIAITFYITWGFVRFVDGFFSPVYNHLGINVFGLGFVTSITFIFLVGIFMSSWLGASVLTLGELFIKKMPLVSYIYAASKQISAAISPDQSSNAFKEVALVRHPRIGEYALGFITSTVILRKSRDEEELYCVYIPTNHLYLGDIFLVSPNDILRPNLSVREGIEIVISGGMSIPQVMTTGDAHAKLASRIPISFATSKV